The Micromonas commoda chromosome 6, complete sequence genome includes the window ACTGCGGAAGCGCCCGTAAGTCTCAAGAACGTCCGTGCGTCGacgcacccgacgccgcggaaggGAACGACCGCCCGTCACCCGTTTTCGGcccaccgcctcgcgcgctaACCGCACGCGTCTCCGACCCCCGCGGAGGGAATCTCGCCACCGCACCCACCCGAGGGCAACCTTTTATCTTTGGACATcatgtccgccgcgacctccaccgccgcgggtcccgtcgcgcgccagcTCGGACGCGGTAACGCGCTCAGGGCCAAGACCAAGTCCGCAtccgtccgcgcgccggtccgcgccagggcggcgcgcgccgagatCCTCCagttcgcccccgccgtggGAGAAGACGGCATCCGCGGAGTCTTCAAGAAGCAACCGCCCAGGGACGATCTCCccaccgtcctcgtcgccggcggaggcATCGCCGGACTCATCACCGCGCTCTCcctgcagcgccgcggcatGAAGGTGAAGGTGTTCGAGAAGGTGAAGGAGTACAAGCTCTTCGGAGGCCCCATCCAGCTCCAGTGCAACGCGCAAGGCGCGCTCGATtccatcgcgcccgacgtGTTGGAGCAGGTGTGGGAGAAATCCACAATCACCGGCGACCGCATCAacggcctcctcgacggcgtcctcggggacTGGTTCTACAGGTTCGACACCCGCCAGCCGTGCTACAACAACGGTCTCCCGCTCACCCTCGTCATCGCGAGGTACGACCTCCTCGACATCCTTCGcaacgccgtcggcgaggaaaaCATCATGATGCAAACCGTCGTGGAGAAGTACGAAAACGCCGGGGACAAGGTGATCGCCACCCTCACCGACGGCACCACTTATGAAGGGGACgtgctcgtcggcgcggacggcatCAGGTCCAAGATGAGGGCGCAGATGCGTGACGAGGACCCGGAGAATCCGCCTTTGGCTTACGCCGGATACGCGGTTTACACCGCCATTTGCGATTACTCCGCCCCGCACCGGACAGCTGTGCACACGGACGTCGAACGCACGGGCTATCAGGTGTTCCTCGGCCCGAAGCAGTACTTCGTCTCctccgacgtcggcgcgggtcagcAGCAGTACTACGCCTTCCTCGACGTTCCacccgggggcgacgacgagttcgccAAGTGCGAGCGCTGGCCCAACTACCGCGCCATGCTCATGGACCGGTTCGCCGGCTGGTGCCCCGCGGTTCTCGAGCGTCTGGAGTGCACCAAGCCGGAGGACGtggagcgacgcgacgtgtACGACGTCCTCCCGGATCCCCGGTGGGTGGACGGCAGAgtggcgctcctcggcgattCCGCGCACGCGGTGCAGCCCAACTtgggccagggcggcggtcaGGCCATCGAGTCAGcgtacgccctcgcggacgagctcgccaagtGCGAGGGAAAGAAGGGTGTGCAAAAGGCGCTCGTGATGTACACGATGCGACGTTTTTTGAGGACCGGGTCGATCCACGGCCTGTCGCGGTTCTCGAGCCTCATGAACACGGTGTACCGGAAGTACCTGGGCGACGAGCCGTACGGTTTCTACCCGGAACCGGTGAAACAGTTCTGGAACAACGTCGCGAAGCTCAAGATTCCCCACCCGGGGTCCGTGGCGGGCCAGATCGCGATCATGGGGACGATGCCCGGGCTGCTCGAGTACGTCGGAGGCGGTTTCAACAGGTTCGGGCTGCCCGCGTGGCTGGGAGGCGCGAGCCACGGCAACGGGCTCGACAGGGAGCCCAGGTCGCAGGTGCCGGGGGTGTCCGCGCCCAAGCGCGACCTCAAGGCTGAGGATTTCGAGATGAAGGGGATCCCCGGCCTCGCCAAGTgagcgagcgacgaggagggggCGCGGGTCGGATCCCAACAAATTCTTTGGTGACACGCCTCGGGAGAGGCTCAAGAAACATAACATTAGCGAACTTTTGAAAATTACCTGTATTACCGACGATTGTTATTCCGCGACGacaccgcccgcgcgcgccgcctcctcatcctcacTCCTTGAAGTAATCTGCCAGGGCGCGCACTCCGCCGTCCACCAGGCACTTCCGCAACTcgtcgtgcgtcgcgccgttGCTCGCCACGATCGCTCGCGTCTTTAAGCCGTactcgtcgccggtgaccaGGTCCGTCATCCTCCCGCCCGCCTCCCTGACCAacagcgcccccgcggcggtgtcccaCGCGTTCAGATCGCACTCGAAGTACGCGGTGAgcctccccgcggcgacccacGCCAGCatgatcgccgcgcttcCCAGCATCCGAACGCTCCGAACCGGCAGATCCGTCAGCGCCTTCATCCCCTTCAACATCGCATCCGCGctctcggcggtggcgccgtaGCCGGTGACCAcgaccgcctcctccccgcttcgctcctcgccgacgcgcatcGGGGCGAAGTTGcagtgcgcgccgccgccgaggcacGCGCTGAAGATCTCCCCCGCGAACGGGTCCATTATGACGCCAACCTGAAGCTCGCCCTTGtacgcgacgccgatggaGATTGCGGAGAGGGGCATGCCGTGGACGAAGTTGGTCGTGCCGTCGATGGGGTCGACGATCCAGAGCCAGTCCGGGCCGGTGTCGAGCagacgcgcgatcgcggcgctgcccGCCTCCCACCCGCCCGGCACGCTCTCCTCCCCGAGAAATCCGTGCGTcgggaacgcgtcggcgacggacgactCGATGATGCGCTGCACCTCCGGGTCAACCTCGGTGAGGAGATCGCGCGCGTTGGCCTTAGTCTTgaccacgtccgcgccgagcttgtCGAGCATGacggccgcgccgagcttggcggcgtcggtggcgaccTTGAGACACGCCCGGCGCATCGCGGGGAGGTCATCCTGGTTCAGGGCGGCGAGTCCGCCCTCGGGGAACGAGCCCATCGGATTGTCGTCGCCCTTCgagttcgacgacgacgcgttggacggggcgagcgggcgacgccgggcggtcggggcgcgccggacgcggcgggggatcggGGCGCGCGAATGTGGCGAGAGGTTGTggaccgcgcggacggcggcggcggacatcgatgcgcgagcgcggtcaCCTGCGAGAGGCCCCGAGACTGGTGGATACCTTTTTATCCCTGCGTGATTCGTGAGAGCAGTCCTGGGTTCAGTTCGGTGCGAGTCAACAACGGCAGCACACACAGCTCAGCGTTGTCGGCGCCATGAGGATCGCGAGGGCCGTCGCGCTGATTTTCGCGCTGATGCTCGCGCCGTGGAtcgaggatcgcgcgcgcgacgcgtcgtcgagcggcgacgccgccttcgcgacgacgcgccagGGGCCGGGCGACCGCGAGACGATGACGAGGTTCggggcgtcgctcgtcggGGCGCTGCACGACGGCAACGACACCGACCACACCgtcggcgtcaccgtcgacgccgacggcaaccccatcggcgacgccgtcacccAACCCGCGCGGTCCATGGTCGGCTTCGTCCAGGACTGCAGCGGGTTCCCGCCGACGCAGTCCGGCACCCtgtgcggcgcgaggggcgcgtaCCTGCACGGCCACTACCTGTACGTCGCAGCCACGCAGGTGGACACCGTCAGCGTGGTGGACGTGTACCGACCGGACAtgcccaccgtcgccggctccGTCACCGACACCAAGGTGCTcaagggcgtcgtcgccacgtgGATGCACCGCTCGGGCGAGTACCTCATCGCGGTCGCCAGGGGGCGAAGGCCGgaggtgagtttatttttaTTTTCGTACTTGCACACGGGGCAATCGGaatgacgacgtcgcgttTTGTTCGCAGGGCTTCGGGcacgtcgcgctcatcgacgTTCGGTGGGATCGGTGGcgaaccgacgccgcgggacgGTACCTGGTCAgcccgcgcgtcgtgtcGCACCTCGCCAACTGCTCCACGGACGCCACCCGCGGGCTGAGTTCGGGCAGGTGATTCTTTGCATTTTAATCTTTGCATCATGGGCAATCAGattgacgtggttttttatTCGCAGGCTGtgcggcgcccgagccgtcgccgtcgtcgacgagacGGCGTACGTCGTGTCGGAGATGTCCAACTccctctccgtcgtcgtcctcccggCGCGGTTGTCGAAGGACTTCATGGGATTCGAGCCCCCGACCATCGTTCCCGAGTTTGTCGGAACCCTGGTGGACACACGGTTGGAAGGCGCGTACGCGGTGGCTGTGAACGGCGCCAACGCGTACGTGGCGAGCCGGTGGTGCAAGACGTGCGTCGTGCTGGTGCGTTTATCTTCGTATATAGGGTTAAGGACCTATTAGGACCCTAAACCGTCGTAACACTTACTCGCGTGGGCGATTGGACTGATGTTTTGTTCGTGTTTTTCTTCGCAGGTGAGTCTGGAGGACCCGGGGAACCCGGTTGTGGGCGGCAAGTTGCCGAGGCCCGGCGTGCTCGGCCAGTTCGACGTCGTGGTGTCGCaggaggaggccatcgcgaggatcgcgctCGGCACGCCCCTGCGCGGGGTGGAGTTCGTGGCGAAGGGCGTGGAGGCGGACAGCGCGTTCGCCTTTGTCACCACCGAGTTTGACGGGCGCGTCACGACGGTGGAGAAAAAGTGCGTCTCGTTCTCCGCCGACTTGGGGGAGAGCGTGCAGCAGTGCGCgctgagcgcgcggcgggtgttGTACGACCTGGACTTTCCCGCGGATCCGCGGTACGAGTACagggcgaacgcgcggccgAACCAGGCGTTGGGATGAGGGTTTTTAGACTTTAACATGGAGGACTTTTAATATGATATAGAGGGCGTAGGGCGCGTTTCCGGCGGTTGGGGACGCTTTCGGTTGCGTTTTGGGTGGACTACTTGTACAAGAAGGATCGATTAATCCGTTAAAATTCACGCCGCgagtcgcggcgtcgacggcggggcggggcgagggcgaatTCGTCCTCGCGTCTCGCGCCCCTGACCGCGTCTCTCCCTCGTCACGAGACTCTCCCTCTGTCGAAACCCCATCGTTGAAACTTTGTCGAACCGGATTGATTTTTCGCGTCAAaacggctcgggctcggacgcTCGCACCAGCGTCGGGTTGGGCAGGAACATCAGCCGCAAGCCCCCAACCTCGATGAGCGagtgcggcgcgagcgacgccctTCGCCCGGACTCGACCGCCACGTTGTTGATCCACACGTGCCTCTTGCCCACGTTCCGAAGCACGAATTCGCCGTTCCACCGCAGCTTGATGAACGCGTGCTGCCGGCTCACCTTCGACGCGTTACCCTCCTCGGCCAAATCCACGTCAACCTTCTGATCCTCCGTGGACCGCCCGAGCACCGTCTCGCGTCGCGTGATCTGAAACGTCGCGCGGTGCCCCTGGAGCACCCCCAGCGAgttcttcgccgtcgccgccctcgccgtcgccgcctgcgccgacgcctccaACTTACGAATCTTCctcagcgccgacgccagctgtgttcGCGATCGCTTGCGCGCCACCGGGTCCACCTGGtcccgcgcgggcctcgggtccatcgcgagcaccgccgcctcggcgtcggcgaaggacggcggcggcgtcgtctcgtccgcgtccgtctccgccggcggcgtctcgtcgccgcgcgcgccagccgtGCCAGCTGTGCCCCGATCCGCCAGATCGTCGCCCCCCGACCCGCCGGACGgggatcgtcgcggtcgcttgccgccggcgctcgcggacggggATCCCCCCGCGGGTGTGGccggccccgcgcccgcgtccgccgggccgtccaccccgcggaggctcgcgcgctccgcagccgccgaccgcgtccacgcggaTCTGAAATCttccgccgtggacgcgggggagACGGTAGGTtgggcgtcgaggatgtGACGCGCCatgcgcctcgccgcgggtcgcgcgacGTTGGGGTCGTAAAGTAAAGCCCTGCGAGCGGGAGGGGAGCGCGGggcacgacggcggcgttgtcagcgcgcggcggtgacgacgcgttcggggtCGCGGGAAAAGGATCTCGGGTAGGGCGGGAAAACGTCGCGGGGGctgacgtcggcgcggggatcggcgcggtcgggtcgagacgcgcgcgggtcgacgcgcgggtttagggtttagggttaaccccaaacccgcggggggcacccgcgacgtcacgaacggggcgggggggcggaggccgcgtcgtgcgcgggatctcgcgcgcgggagggttCCGGGAGGGCGCGTCATGCCGGGACCCCGGGGGGCACGCACCGCCAACGATCCGTCACCTCCTGACAGCTGTACGCCCTGGAGAAGGGCAGGATGCCGCGGGCGATGGAGGCtaacgccgcgccggcctcGACAGCCTCCCGAAGGAGGaagtcgtcgccgacgggcCAATCCTCcaccgagggcgcggcgacctcggccatgagcgcgcgcggctggaAGTGGTCCGATGATGGTTGGGGGGTGCCGCCGTTTTTGGCCAGTCTGCCAGTTGGCTGGTTGGAACGAAAAAATAATAAATTAGGTGAGGGTGATTGCTCCCTCGCGGTTGCACgattcgcgcgcgtccaccgtccTAGTAGCTAGCTCGCGTCGTGAGAAACATCGCGCCACCTAGCTAGAACGAACCGCGCGCTCCCTCCTCTCCCTAGCGTCACTCACGCGGTGAATATGAACGTCGAGTTTGCATCCGGCGCCAACATCTTTTTCGCCCTTGCGCTCCCGCACACCCGCTCCAGCGTTAACGCGTCCAACCTACTAAACACCGccgtggcgctcggcgcgttcgccgtcgacgccgccgaccgtccgtccccgtcccccaAAAACCCGAGCATCTCCGCGTAGAAACCCGCGTGATCCGGCAGGGAGTAGAAGTGAACTTCCCGCACTCCCCTGATCCTTCGGCGAAAGTAAAAATGCGCTCGTTCGGTGACGAGCAGCACGCGCTTGCGACCGTCCGCGAAGATGGACCTCGCCCTGGCGGCGTCCCGTTGGTCGGTGTACTCGGAGGTGACCGCGAAGgagacgtcctcggcggtgagcaGGTTACGTACCCGCACGAAATCGAGGTAATCGCGGATGAAAATgagcgcgcccggcgctGGATTCTCTCGCAACCGCGGCAGCACCCGCCTGGTGAAGTGTTTGAACCGCACGTCGTCCGAGTcagcgatggacgcggcgtccggaAGCCTCTCGAACTGTTGCCGGAGCCCTCCCGCGTTTCGCACGGCCCTCGCGGCCCAGCCGAGCACCCCGGGAAATGACTCCTTCCAACGAACCCGCCCCGCGAGGTTAGCGCACTCGTTCCTGACCAGCGCGTTGATCTCGGCGCACGGAAACGACGAGAGCACGATCGTCTGCCGAAGGTTTCTCGCCAGGCCGTTGAGGTGGGTTTCGTGCACGCGCATGATGTCCACGCCGTGCTGGTCCTTCGGCAGCTGGTTGCACGACGAGAAGAGCGTGAGCACGTGCTGCCAGTTTTGCATCATGAGGACGTCCGCGTTGTCCACGACGAGCAGCTCGATCGACGCGAGAAAGTCGGCGGCACTCTTGCCGGATTCCTGGAGCTTCGTCACCAGGCCGAGGGGCGAGcagacgaggacgtcggatCCGAAAAAGTCGACGTACAGTCGGACGGACGCCTTGGTGACCTTGATCCCGAGCCTGAAGTGGTCGTCGGTGTTACCGCGGAAGAGCCGCTTGTGGTCTTCGGGGATCCactgcccgccgccgcgtcgccgcttggcgccgcccgaTTGGCCCGATtggtccacgtcgccggaATCCTCGACGTCGGAATCCCCGTCGCCGAAATCCTCGGCGAATCGATCGAGCTtgttcaccgcgtccgcccgtCCCTGAGCGGCGGGACACATCTGAAGCAGCCGTCTCACCACCCTCCCGGCTACGTTTCGCATCGGCACCAAGATGAGCACCGTCGGCCGAACGAAACCCTGGTCCCGGGGTAGGTCATCCTCGACCATGACCCTCGTCGCCTTCTTCCCCTTGCGCTTCGCGATGGCGGCCGCCTTTTTcgcctcccacgccgccttcttcgcctcaGCCTTGACCGTTTTACCATCCTTCCCCTCGGCTCGAGCCTTtgcctcagccgccgccgccgcctcccgctccGCGTTCTTCGCGACGTCCATCTCGATCTCCTTAGCCTTGGACCGCTTCAGCAACGATTCGTTGTTCTTGGTGATTCGCGTGCGCGTTCGCATCACGTGGTTGACGACGTGGAGGAGGTACGCGTccatgacgtcgtcgccgccgccgcccgagccgtCCGGACCCAACGGTTCCTTCCGGGCACTCCCCGGAGGTTTCCGAGCCGTGTACACGACGTCTCTGTAACCGTCCATCAGCGCGAACAACTCGCGTTGGAGACGCGACTTGAACGGTGCCGtcgggagcgccgcgatcgcacgcgcgcgtcgcgccttggcctcctcgtccttcgcgtccttcgcgggTACCTTGCTCTCTCCTTTGCCCCCCTTTGGGTTTTTTTCTCGTTTAAATCTCTTgttcagcgccgcgatcgacgcgggaTCGTACAACGCGTTCCAGCGCTCTTTGAGCTTGGCGGGGAggccgacgggcgcgcgcgggggcggtgcgTTGATcaccggcgcgaccgcgtcccgtgcatcctccagcgccgtctTGTCAGCCTCCCATCGTCCGGctcccggtgagtcaccgcccggcgAGTCACCGCCCCCCGTCACGGGTTTAAACTTCGGCGCCgtcagcgcgacggcgtccgcggcgtcctgcgTGACGGTCCTTCGGAGGTGCATCGCGAGGCTGTGGTCCGcgccgggagcggcggcggagttcgatcgcgtcgcgccgggagcGGCGAATTCGTCtttgtcctcgtcgtcgaattCGTCAgagtcgtcgtccgtggcgacctcgtcctcctcgtcgccctcctccgccggcgcctcgtcgtcggaggttGGATCCGCGTTCGGGATCCCGTCGGAGTcttcctcgtccgccgcttcctcgtcgcgtcgccgtcgtcgttctcgggagccgcgctcgccgtcgccgtcgccgtcgtcgtcggattGAGATTGAGATCCATCAGATTGAGATCCATCCTCGTCTTCGGAGCCTTCGACGTCTTCCTCCATCGCCACGGGGTTAccgtgctcgtcgacgatccCCTCGATCTCgccctcgtcatcgtccgtgTCGTCCATATCGTCCgggccgccggcgacggcgccgtcttcgtcgccgtcgccgtcgccttcggATCCTTCGTCGGAAGATTCGTCCGAGCTGGTGCCGGCGGCCATGTCCCCATCGGCGCGGAGCGACGCCATCAGAGCCTCGAagggatcgcgcgcgcccagcCTGGCGACGGGATCCGAGTCGgacgcatcgtcgtcggcggcggcggcggcggcgggcgcggcggcggtccccgGGGCGCCCCGCTCGtgcgcgaccggcgcggcgtgatcggcaccgccgcccctgccgccgccgccgcccctgccgcccctgccgcccccccgtccgcgcccaccggCTTTCCACTTCCACGCCCTtccgccgacgaggccctCCTTCCACgcctgcgcgcgcgagagcgtcTTCCTCTCCTCACGGCGCTTCTCGTTCGCCGGCATCGCGCCCTCCGGTGACAGAGCGGCTGCGCGCTCGCTGCCAAATGGCTCTTCTCGGTTTCGGCAGCAAAACTCATCCGGAGGACCCTTGAAGTGAAACATCTCGAGCTAGGGATCGAGTCCACTGTGagcctcgccgtccgcgcggaggcacgccaccgccccgcccgtcgaTGCCCGTGGTCGGTTTactcgccacgcgcgcgtgcgccatcggcgccgccgcgtccatcgcccgccgcggcgccctggttcgcgccgcgcgggcgcccctCATCCATCATCGccaggctcgcgccgggTGTCTGTCCActcgcgcggaggtggaccAGACGCTtaacccgcgcgtcgccgcgctgcgcccGTCGAAGACCATGGCGCTGACGGACAAGGCGCGGGAGATGAAGGAGAGCGGGTTACCCGTCatcgggctcgccgcgggggagccCGACTTCGACACCCCAGCCGAGAtcgtgcgcgcggggtgcgacgCCATCAAAAACGGGCACACGCGGTACTCGCCCAAcaccggcaccgccgccctgcgcgaggCGGTGTGCGCgaagctcaaggaggagaaCGGGTTGGAGTACTCCCCTTCCGAGATTGTGCTCAGCAACGGGTGAGAGAGAGCGGCGCGAACTCCCGCGACGACCGACGCCGTTCCCGCGCCCCATCCGTCCTCCCGACGCGACGCTAACCTCTCGTTTCCCTTATCCGTCGTCGACAGCGCCAAGCAATCGGTGGCGCAGGGCGTGATCGCCACGTGCggtcccggcgacgaggtcatcgtccccgccccgtACTGGGTCTCCTATCCCGAGATGTGCCGCCTCGCGGGAgccgagcccgtcgtcgtcaccaccaccgccgacgagggctTCCTGCTCACCGCCGACAAGCTCCGAGCGACGCTGACCGACGACTCGCGGCTGCTCATCCTGTGCTCCCCTTCCAACCCATCCGGCGCGGTGTACACgaaggaggcgctggaggccatcgcggacgtcgtcagGTCGCACCCGAggctcctcgtcctcgccgacgagatcTACGAGCACATCATCTACGAGCCCGCGAAGCacttctccttcgccgccatTCCCGGCATGCGAGAGCGAACGCTCACCGTCAACGGATTCTCCAAGGCTTTCGCCATGACCGGCTGGCGCCTCGGatacctcgccgcgccgcagcacttcgccaccgcgaccGCCAAGATCCAGGGCCAGACCACGTCCGGACCTTCGTCCATCTCccaggaggcggcgatggcggcgctcggtCTCGGCaagttcggcggcgcccccgtggCGACGATGAAGGCGGCGTTTCAAAAGCGTCGCGATTACGTTTTCGATCGGCTGTCGAAGATCGAGGGCGtgaagctcgcgtcgccgcaggGCGCGTTCTACGTCTTCCCCGACGTCTCCGGCCTCGTGGGCGacgggtgcgtcgcggaggggTTCGGaccgatcgccgacgccgacgccttgTGCGAGTACCTGCTGGAGAAGGCTCAGGTGGCGCTGGTGCCCGGGAGCGCGTTTGGTAACCCCGAGTGCCTTCGGAtctcgtacgcggcgagcgacgagacGCTGCGGGAGGCGCTGGATAGGATCGAGAAGGCGCTGGCGCCCGAGGTGTACGTCCGCGGATAGGATTTTTTAAGTCAGATGCGTAGCTTTCAtcgtcggtggcgcgggtcgcgacTCGGGTGAAGACGGGGTTCGGTGCATTGTCCGTCCGTTTCTGTGGGCGTTTTCGATGCGAGACAAAATCACGAGTGCGGCGAGAGACAAAATCACGTGCGTGTGGAGCCTCGGAACTTTAATTCATCGCGCACCCGACGGGGTCAGGCGCGAGTCCTTTTcacacgcgtcggcgcgcgatcggccCCCGATATCCAGTCGCGTGTGCTTCGGCGTGCACGCGGGCGTTTGAACGACGCGAGAACCCGCGCGGAAGgtcccgagctcgccgagtcAAACCACCGGCGGTTCGTTAACGAATTGTGCCAAATTCAGTCGGTGGGCACGTCAGTGGACTAATTAATTGTCGtctggtggacgacgccggggtccCCTCCGTTCGCCGCTTTCgaggccgagctcggcggggTCCGACCCGGTCGCGAGGCTGACGTTCCCGTTCTTGAACCGCCCgtcgctggcggcggaggcggagcgggcGACGACCGAGGATTCGAtgcgcgacgacccggaccCGGGCGGGAATCTGGCTTGGGCGAGAGCcatcgccaaggctgacgccctcgtcgcgctctccCACGAGGtacgcgcgtcggcggagaagCGGGCCAGGTTCAAacaggcggcgggcgcgtacgcggacccgcgaagccgcgcgtcgaggaccacgcacgagcgcgagcgcgccgcggagggcgtggCGAAGGAGATGGGAGTGGAggtgcccgtcgccgagcatgAGAAGACGCCGGCGGAGCCCGTCGAGGcaaccgcgtcgtcgcccttgcCTAGGTCCACCGCGAAGCACACCGCGAAGACCGGGACGCCGCTCGGTACGTCCGCGTCGTTTAAGAGCGACGGAtccgacgcctccgtcggGGATTCCGCCACAGctggcacagctggcggcggcacagctggcggcggcgccccgcaAAGTTCGCGCAAGCAATCCGCCATTCTCAAGCCGCAGAAGCAGAATAGCGGCGACGTGCTGGACATGTGGGACGAGAAGGGCAACATCCgcgtcgccaaggcgctggcAGATACCCCCAACCCCTCGGACGTGGACCCGTCCTCGAAGGAGGTGTCCATCACGCCGGATCAGTACAGACTCCTCTACCTCATCTCGCGCTTGCAGTCGGTGTCGTTTGAAGCTCCGAGGAAAATGGGGTCGATCGAGCTGACCCGCAACGAAatctcgagcggcggcgggggcagcccgtcgcgaacgtcCTCGGAGGACTCGCTCGATCGACTCcagtcgctcgccgcgcgcgaacgcgaagagagggagggcgggggcggggaggagggcAAATCTGAACTGAGAGCCCATACAAACGTTCGGAAGCCCGGCGGCGTTTTCGGCAACAGCGGCGGCAGGgtggcgcccgagcccgatcACAACATCGCGCGATCGAGCAGTCACGGGTCGAGCGCCGGGAGGACGGTGACGATACGCGACGAGCC containing:
- the ZEP1 gene encoding zeaxanthin epoxidase (ChloroP and TargeT predict 36aa cTP), with protein sequence MSAATSTAAGPVARQLGRGNALRAKTKSASVRAPVRARAARAEILQFAPAVGEDGIRGVFKKQPPRDDLPTVLVAGGGIAGLITALSLQRRGMKVKVFEKVKEYKLFGGPIQLQCNAQGALDSIAPDVLEQVWEKSTITGDRINGLLDGVLGDWFYRFDTRQPCYNNGLPLTLVIARYDLLDILRNAVGEENIMMQTVVEKYENAGDKVIATLTDGTTYEGDVLVGADGIRSKMRAQMRDEDPENPPLAYAGYAVYTAICDYSAPHRTAVHTDVERTGYQVFLGPKQYFVSSDVGAGQQQYYAFLDVPPGGDDEFAKCERWPNYRAMLMDRFAGWCPAVLERLECTKPEDVERRDVYDVLPDPRWVDGRVALLGDSAHAVQPNLGQGGGQAIESAYALADELAKCEGKKGVQKALVMYTMRRFLRTGSIHGLSRFSSLMNTVYRKYLGDEPYGFYPEPVKQFWNNVAKLKIPHPGSVAGQIAIMGTMPGLLEYVGGGFNRFGLPAWLGGASHGNGLDREPRSQVPGVSAPKRDLKAEDFEMKGIPGLAK
- a CDS encoding predicted protein, with translation MGSFPEGGLAALNQDDLPAMRRACLKVATDAAKLGAAVMLDKLGADVVKTKANARDLLTEVDPEVQRIIESSVADAFPTHGFLGEESVPGGWEAGSAAIARLLDTGPDWLWIVDPIDGTTNFVHGMPLSAISIGVAYKGELQVGVIMDPFAGEIFSACLGGGAHCNFAPMRVGEERSGEEAVVVTGYGATAESADAMLKGMKALTDLPVRSVRMLGSAAIMLAWVAAGRLTAYFECDLNAWDTAAGALLVREAGGRMTDLVTGDEYGLKTRAIVASNGATHDELRKCLVDGGVRALADYFKE
- a CDS encoding predicted protein, whose amino-acid sequence is MLKSKNPHPNAWFGRAFALYSYRGSAGKSRSYNTRRALSAHCCTLSPKSAENETHFFSTVVTRPSNSVVTKANALSASTPFATNSTPRRGVPSAILAMASSCDTTTSNWPSTPGLGNLPPTTGFPGSSRLTSTTHVLHHRLATYALAPFTATAYAPSNRVSTRVPTNSGTMVGGSNPMKSFDNRAGRTTTERELDISDTTYAVSSTTATARAPHSLRIKNHVNLIAHDAKIKMQRITCPNSARGWRPWSSWRGATRRAG
- a CDS encoding predicted protein; translated protein: MAEVAAPSVEDWPVGDDFLLREAVEAGAALASIARGILPFSRAYSCQEVTDRWRALLYDPNVARPAARRMARHILDAQPTVSPASTAEDFRSAWTRSAAAERASLRGVDGPADAGAGPATPAGGSPSASAGGKRPRRSPSGGSGGDDLADRGTAGTAGARGDETPPAETDADETTPPPSFADAEAAVLAMDPRPARDQVDPVARKRSRTQLASALRKIRKLEASAQAATARAATAKNSLGVLQGHRATFQITRRETVLGRSTEDQKVDVDLAEEGNASKVSRQHAFIKLRWNGEFVLRNVGKRHVWINNVAVESGRRASLAPHSLIEVGGLRLMFLPNPTLVRASEPEPF
- a CDS encoding predicted protein — protein: MHLRRTVTQDAADAVALTAPKFKPVTGGGDSPGGDSPGAGRWEADKTALEDARDAVAPVINAPPPRAPVGLPAKLKERWNALYDPASIAALNKRFKREKNPKGGKGESKVPAKDAKDEEAKARRARAIAALPTAPFKSRLQRELFALMDGYRDVVYTARKPPGSARKEPLGPDGSGGGGDDVMDAYLLHVVNHVMRTRTRITKNNESLLKRSKAKEIEMDDDLPRDQGFVRPTVLILVPMRNVAGRVVRRLLQMCPAAQGRADAVNKLDRFAEDFGDGDSDRRRGGGQWIPEDHKRLFRGNTDDHFRLGIKVTKASVRLYVDFFGSDVLVCSPLGLVTKLQESGKSAADFLASIELLVVDNADVLMMQNWQHVLTLFSSCNQLPKDQHGVDIMRVHETHLNGLARNLRQTIVLSSFPCAEINALVRNECANLAGRVRWKESFPGVLGWAARAVRNAGGLRQQFERLPDAASIADSDDVRFKHFTRRVLPRLRENPAPGALIFIRDYLDFVRVRNLLTAEDVSFAVTSEYTDQRDAARARSIFADGRKRVLLVTERAHFYFRRRIRGVREVHFYSLPDHAGFYAEMLGFLGDGDGRSAASTANAPSATAVFSRLDALTLERVCGSARAKKMLAPDANSTFIFTA
- the ASP2 gene encoding aspartate aminotransferase, which codes for MPVVGLLATRACAIGAAASIARRGALVRAARAPLIHHRQARAGCLSTRAEVDQTLNPRVAALRPSKTMALTDKAREMKESGLPVIGLAAGEPDFDTPAEIVRAGCDAIKNGHTRYSPNTGTAALREAVCAKLKEENGLEYSPSEIVLSNGAKQSVAQGVIATCGPGDEVIVPAPYWVSYPEMCRLAGAEPVVVTTTADEGFLLTADKLRATLTDDSRLLILCSPSNPSGAVYTKEALEAIADVVRSHPRLLVLADEIYEHIIYEPAKHFSFAAIPGMRERTLTVNGFSKAFAMTGWRLGYLAAPQHFATATAKIQGQTTSGPSSISQEAAMAALGLGKFGGAPVATMKAAFQKRRDYVFDRLSKIEGVKLASPQGAFYVFPDVSGLVGDGCVAEGFGPIADADALCEYLLEKAQVALVPGSAFGNPECLRISYAASDETLREALDRIEKALAPEVYVRG